From a region of the Cololabis saira isolate AMF1-May2022 chromosome 8, fColSai1.1, whole genome shotgun sequence genome:
- the LOC133449460 gene encoding actin nucleation-promoting factor WASL-like isoform X2 — MTTMIDLTKGGIIGSLLNDPFELRKEPEGNMTEEKHFPVDSTSMMTSPTTGLFKDLDPAMRKMFMKARLSEEDLKDKDVAEAVDYIINQFGGLKAVQRELKRRGPVSQTLPRAASASISLTLQKGPLPPVPTIKNYTTSQQASHGNATLKKTPLNPWMSSHSSAPAPERKRKSESNSSRKR, encoded by the exons ATGACCACCATGATTGACTTGACAAAAGGGGGCATAATTGGAAGCTTATTAAATGACCCATTTGAATTAAG AAAAGAACCAGAGGGAAATATGACTGAGGAAAAACATTTTCCAGTGGACAGTACTTCCATGATGACTTCTCCAACCACAGGCTTG TTTAAGGACCTGGACCCTGCTATGAGGAAGATGTTTATGAAGGCAAGACTCAGTGAGGAAGACCTAAAAGACAAAGATGTGGCCGAAGCTGTCGACTACATCATCAACCAATTTGGAGGACTGAAGGCTGTGCAGAGAGAATTGAAGAGAAGAG GCCCAGTTTCGCAGACGTTGCCAAGAGCTGCATCTGCATCCATCTCCCTCACATTGCAAAAAGGGCCTTTGCCACCTGTTCCTACCATCAAAAACTACACCACCTCTCAGCAGGCATCCCACGGCAACGCCACCCTAAAGAAGACTCCGCTCAACCCTTGGATGTCATCTCACTCATCTGCTCCTGCaccagagagaaaaagaaaga GTGAgtccaacagcagcagaaagAGATGA
- the LOC133449460 gene encoding actin nucleation-promoting factor WASL-like isoform X1 — translation MTTMIDLTKGGIIGSLLNDPFELRKEPEGNMTEEKHFPVDSTSMMTSPTTGLFKDLDPAMRKMFMKARLSEEDLKDKDVAEAVDYIINQFGGLKAVQRELKRRGPVSQTLPRAASASISLTLQKGPLPPVPTIKNYTTSQQASHGNATLKKTPLNPWMSSHSSAPAPERKRKSTSFKLVSPTAAERDDTLIAALREVLKQKQALQQRPREFSYPTEPDANNDNQL, via the exons ATGACCACCATGATTGACTTGACAAAAGGGGGCATAATTGGAAGCTTATTAAATGACCCATTTGAATTAAG AAAAGAACCAGAGGGAAATATGACTGAGGAAAAACATTTTCCAGTGGACAGTACTTCCATGATGACTTCTCCAACCACAGGCTTG TTTAAGGACCTGGACCCTGCTATGAGGAAGATGTTTATGAAGGCAAGACTCAGTGAGGAAGACCTAAAAGACAAAGATGTGGCCGAAGCTGTCGACTACATCATCAACCAATTTGGAGGACTGAAGGCTGTGCAGAGAGAATTGAAGAGAAGAG GCCCAGTTTCGCAGACGTTGCCAAGAGCTGCATCTGCATCCATCTCCCTCACATTGCAAAAAGGGCCTTTGCCACCTGTTCCTACCATCAAAAACTACACCACCTCTCAGCAGGCATCCCACGGCAACGCCACCCTAAAGAAGACTCCGCTCAACCCTTGGATGTCATCTCACTCATCTGCTCCTGCaccagagagaaaaagaaagagtacAAGCTTCAAACTT GTGAgtccaacagcagcagaaagAGATGATACCCTAATTGCTGCACTGAGAGAAGTACTCAAACAGAAGCAGGCACTCCAGCAAAGACCGAGAGAATTTTCATATCCTACGGAGCCAGACGCGAATAATGACAATCAACTTTAA